The following proteins are encoded in a genomic region of Kosakonia oryzae:
- a CDS encoding putative periplasmic lipoprotein yields the protein MKNFIAVALLTTLLAGCAHDSPCVPVYDDQGRLVHTNTCMKGTTQDNWETAGAIAGGAAALAGLTLGIVALTR from the coding sequence ATGAAAAATTTCATCGCTGTAGCATTACTGACAACACTGCTTGCTGGTTGTGCTCATGATTCTCCTTGTGTGCCAGTGTATGACGATCAGGGGCGCCTGGTGCATACCAATACCTGTATGAAAGGAACAACGCAGGATAACTGGGAAACTGCCGGAGCGATTGCGGGTGGCGCAGCAGCGCTGGCCGGTCTGACGCTCGGCATCGTGGCGTTGACCCGATAA
- a CDS encoding amino acid ABC transporter substrate-binding protein encodes MKKMMIASLVAAGALFALANQAHAGTTLDAVKKKGFVQCGISDGLPGFSYADASGKFTGIDVDVCRGVAAAVFGDDSKVKYTPLTAKERFTALQSGEVDILSRNTTWTSSRDGGMGLSFTGVTYYDGIGFLTHNKAGLKSAKELDGATVCIQAGTDTELNVADYFKSNNMKYTPVTFDRSDESAKALESGRCDTLASDQSQLYALRIKLSNPAEWIVLPEVISKEPLGPVVRRGDDDWFAIVRWTLFAMLNAEEMGVNSKNVDEKAANPATPDMAHLLGKEGDFGKDLKLDNKWAYNIIKKVGNYSEIFERNVGSESPLKIKRGQNNLWNNGGIQYAPPVR; translated from the coding sequence ATGAAAAAGATGATGATCGCCAGCCTGGTCGCTGCCGGTGCGCTGTTTGCCCTTGCAAATCAGGCGCATGCGGGTACAACGCTGGATGCCGTTAAAAAGAAAGGTTTTGTACAATGCGGTATCAGCGACGGCCTGCCTGGCTTCTCCTACGCGGACGCGAGCGGTAAATTCACCGGTATCGACGTAGACGTTTGCCGTGGCGTTGCCGCCGCCGTTTTCGGTGACGACAGCAAAGTGAAATACACCCCGCTGACTGCGAAAGAGCGTTTTACCGCATTGCAGTCCGGCGAAGTGGATATTCTTTCCCGTAATACCACCTGGACTTCTTCCCGCGATGGCGGCATGGGGCTGTCATTTACTGGCGTAACTTATTACGACGGTATCGGCTTCCTGACCCATAACAAAGCGGGTCTGAAAAGCGCAAAAGAGCTGGATGGCGCAACCGTTTGTATTCAGGCCGGTACAGATACCGAGCTGAACGTGGCGGATTACTTTAAGTCCAACAACATGAAATATACCCCGGTCACCTTCGATCGTTCTGACGAATCAGCAAAAGCGCTGGAGTCAGGCCGTTGCGATACCCTGGCTTCCGACCAGTCTCAGCTGTATGCGCTGCGCATCAAACTGAGCAATCCGGCTGAGTGGATCGTTCTGCCGGAAGTGATTTCGAAAGAGCCGCTGGGTCCGGTTGTTCGCCGTGGCGACGACGACTGGTTTGCCATCGTGCGCTGGACGCTGTTCGCGATGCTGAATGCGGAAGAGATGGGCGTTAACTCGAAGAACGTTGATGAGAAAGCCGCAAACCCGGCGACACCGGATATGGCTCACCTGCTGGGCAAAGAAGGCGACTTTGGTAAGGATCTGAAGCTTGATAATAAATGGGCTTACAACATCATCAAGAAAGTCGGCAACTATTCCGAAATCTTTGAACGTAACGTCGGTTCTGAAAGCCCGCTGAAAATCAAACGTGGCCAGAACAACCTCTGGAATAACGGCGGTATCCAGTACGCTCCGCCAGTGCGTTAA
- a CDS encoding amino acid ABC transporter permease codes for MTKAILSPSARQTPARSNGAVLWVRKNLFSSWSNSLLTIVCLWLMWELIPPLLEWAFFQANWVGSTRADCTKAGACWVFIHERFGQFMYGLYPHEQRWRINLALIIGLLSIVPMFWKALPHRGRYIACWAVIYPIVVWWLMFGGFLGLDRVETRQWGGLTLTLIIASVGIAGALPLGILLALGRRSKMPVVRILSVVFIEFWRGVPLITVLFMSSVMLPLFMSEGTSIDKLIRALVGVILFQSAYVAEVVRGGLQALPKGQYEAAESLALGYWKTQGLVILPQALKLVIPGLVNTIIALFKDTSLVIIIGLFDLFSSVQQATVDPAWLGMSTEGYVFAALVYWVFCFSMSRYSQHLEKRFNTGRTPH; via the coding sequence ATGACAAAAGCTATTCTGTCTCCCTCTGCGCGCCAGACACCTGCAAGAAGCAATGGCGCGGTGTTGTGGGTACGAAAAAATTTGTTCTCCAGTTGGTCTAACTCACTGCTAACGATCGTTTGCCTGTGGCTGATGTGGGAATTGATTCCGCCGCTGCTGGAGTGGGCGTTCTTTCAGGCGAACTGGGTGGGTTCAACGCGGGCGGACTGCACAAAGGCAGGCGCTTGCTGGGTGTTTATTCATGAGCGTTTTGGCCAGTTTATGTATGGCCTCTACCCGCATGAACAGCGTTGGCGTATTAATCTGGCGTTGATTATTGGCCTGCTGTCGATTGTGCCGATGTTCTGGAAAGCTTTACCGCATCGTGGCCGCTACATTGCCTGCTGGGCTGTTATCTACCCGATCGTTGTCTGGTGGTTAATGTTTGGCGGCTTTCTGGGACTGGATCGCGTTGAAACCCGCCAGTGGGGCGGCCTAACGCTGACACTGATTATCGCTTCTGTCGGTATTGCCGGCGCACTGCCGCTGGGCATTTTGCTGGCGCTGGGGCGCCGTTCAAAAATGCCGGTCGTGCGTATTTTGTCGGTGGTGTTTATTGAGTTCTGGCGCGGGGTGCCGCTGATCACCGTTCTGTTTATGTCCTCGGTCATGCTGCCGCTGTTTATGTCGGAAGGAACCAGCATTGATAAGCTGATCCGCGCGCTGGTCGGCGTGATCCTGTTCCAGTCTGCTTATGTGGCGGAAGTGGTGCGCGGCGGTTTGCAGGCGCTGCCAAAAGGCCAGTACGAAGCCGCAGAATCTCTGGCGCTGGGCTACTGGAAAACACAAGGTCTGGTGATTTTGCCGCAGGCGCTGAAGCTGGTGATCCCGGGCCTGGTGAACACCATTATTGCGCTGTTTAAAGATACCAGCCTGGTGATCATCATCGGCCTGTTCGATCTTTTCAGCAGCGTGCAACAGGCTACGGTCGATCCGGCATGGCTCGGCATGTCGACTGAGGGTTATGTTTTCGCCGCGTTAGTTTATTGGGTTTTCTGTTTTAGCATGTCGCGCTACAGCCAGCATCTGGAAAAGCGCTTTAACACCGGGCGTACACCGCACTGA
- a CDS encoding amino acid ABC transporter ATP-binding protein encodes MSNMIMQPADAMITLDNVNKWYGQFHVLKDINLNVKQGERIVLCGPSGSGKSTTIRCINHLEEHQQGRIVVDGIELNEDIRNIEKIRQEVGMVFQHFNLFPHLTVLQNCTLAPIWVRKMPKKEAEALAMHYLERVRIAEHAHKFPGQISGGQQQRVAIARSLCMKPKIMLFDEPTSALDPEMVKEVLDTMIGLAQSGMTMLCVTHEMGFARTVADRVIFMDRGEIVEQAPPEEFFANPKSERTRAFLSQVIH; translated from the coding sequence ATGAGTAATATGATTATGCAACCTGCCGACGCGATGATTACGCTCGATAATGTGAACAAGTGGTACGGGCAGTTCCATGTCCTGAAGGACATCAATCTGAACGTTAAGCAGGGTGAACGTATTGTACTCTGCGGCCCTTCCGGTTCAGGGAAATCAACGACTATCCGTTGTATCAACCATCTGGAAGAGCATCAGCAGGGCCGTATCGTTGTTGATGGTATCGAGCTGAACGAAGATATTCGCAATATTGAAAAGATTCGCCAGGAAGTGGGCATGGTTTTCCAGCACTTCAATCTGTTTCCGCATCTCACCGTATTACAGAACTGTACGCTGGCACCAATTTGGGTGCGCAAAATGCCGAAGAAGGAAGCTGAAGCGCTGGCAATGCACTATCTTGAGCGCGTGCGTATTGCCGAGCATGCGCACAAATTTCCCGGACAGATTTCGGGTGGTCAGCAGCAGCGTGTGGCGATTGCCCGTTCGCTTTGCATGAAGCCAAAGATCATGCTTTTTGATGAGCCCACGTCAGCGCTGGATCCGGAAATGGTGAAAGAAGTGCTGGATACGATGATTGGCCTCGCACAATCTGGTATGACGATGCTGTGCGTAACCCATGAAATGGGCTTTGCCCGCACCGTCGCTGATCGCGTGATCTTTATGGATCGCGGTGAGATTGTTGAGCAGGCGCCGCCTGAAGAGTTCTTTGCGAACCCGAAATCAGAACGTACCCGCGCTTTCCTGTCGCAAGTTATCCACTGA
- a CDS encoding amino acid ABC transporter permease produces MSHRRPTVKGSFSLSNPAVRAWLFQILAIVAVVVIAIYLVHNTVTNLNNRGITSGFAFLDRAAGFGIVQHLIDYEQGDTYGRVFLVGLLNTLLVSALCIVFASFLGFFLGLARLSENWLLRKLSTIYIETFRNIPPLLQIFFWYFAVLRNLPGPRQAVNAMDLLFLSNRGLYIPSPQMGEGLLAFAAAVIVAVIISVGLFRFNKAHQIKTGQLRRTWPAALGLIIALPLLAHWVFGAALHWEIPQLHGFNFQGGMVLIPELAALTLALSVYTSAFIAEIIRSGIQSVPHGQHEAARSLGLPNPVTLRQVIIPQALRVIIPPLTSQYLNIVKNSSLAAAIGYPDMVSLFAGTVLNQTGQAIETIAITMSVYLLISLSISLLMNIYNRRIALIER; encoded by the coding sequence ATGTCCCATCGCCGCCCAACCGTGAAAGGCTCCTTCTCCCTTTCTAACCCTGCGGTTCGTGCCTGGCTGTTTCAAATCCTTGCGATTGTCGCCGTGGTCGTTATCGCAATCTATTTGGTACACAACACGGTTACTAACCTGAACAATCGCGGAATCACCTCCGGCTTTGCGTTCCTCGATCGCGCCGCTGGTTTTGGTATTGTTCAACACTTGATTGATTATGAGCAGGGCGACACCTATGGCCGGGTGTTCCTTGTTGGTTTACTTAACACCTTGCTGGTCTCGGCATTGTGCATTGTATTCGCCTCTTTCCTCGGCTTTTTCCTTGGCCTGGCGCGCCTGTCGGAAAACTGGTTACTGCGAAAACTGTCGACGATTTATATCGAAACCTTCCGCAATATCCCGCCGCTGCTGCAAATCTTTTTTTGGTACTTTGCGGTACTGCGTAACCTGCCCGGCCCGCGCCAGGCAGTTAATGCGATGGATTTGCTGTTTTTGAGCAACCGTGGCCTCTATATCCCTTCTCCACAAATGGGTGAAGGTCTGTTGGCCTTTGCTGCCGCGGTTATCGTGGCAGTGATCATTTCTGTCGGTCTGTTTCGTTTTAATAAAGCACATCAGATCAAGACCGGTCAGCTGCGTCGTACCTGGCCGGCTGCGCTAGGATTGATCATTGCGCTGCCGTTGCTGGCGCACTGGGTTTTCGGCGCAGCATTGCACTGGGAAATCCCGCAACTGCACGGCTTTAACTTCCAGGGCGGAATGGTACTGATCCCGGAACTTGCTGCGCTGACGCTTGCGTTATCGGTTTATACCTCAGCGTTTATCGCTGAGATTATCCGTTCAGGCATTCAGTCCGTTCCCCATGGTCAGCATGAGGCCGCGCGTTCTTTGGGGCTGCCAAATCCGGTGACGCTGCGCCAGGTCATTATCCCTCAGGCATTGCGCGTCATCATTCCGCCGCTGACCAGCCAGTACCTGAATATTGTGAAAAACTCCTCTCTGGCGGCCGCTATCGGCTACCCGGATATGGTGTCACTTTTCGCGGGAACGGTACTGAACCAGACCGGTCAGGCCATTGAAACCATCGCTATCACCATGTCTGTTTATCTGCTTATCAGTCTGTCGATCTCGCTACTGATGAACATTTATAACCGTCGCATTGCACTGATTGAGCGCTAA